From Streptomyces fungicidicus, one genomic window encodes:
- a CDS encoding globin domain-containing protein: MTGRFDFMRLPSLHDRPPEPAEGGSWAATARPASPAVPGHIAVSRPPVSAEDVALVRASLEVVGPYVAELAGHFYSILFARYPQVRDLFPADLDVQRERLVRGLLRIVELVDDPDNLVAFCSRLGRGHRKFGTQSAHYPAVGECLLQALAQYAGPAWSPALEAAWQRAYSAAADVMARAAEEDARERPAVWDAHIVEHVHRGNGIAEITVQPQQPYPFVAGQYVTVETPWAPRHWRQYSPAHAPRPSSELTFHVRAVPGGKVSNALVHHARLGDPLRLGPPEGDMVLRPNRQRDLLFVAGGTGLAPIRALIEEVARDGVGNVQEVSLFIGARTADELYGLNDMLRMSQRYHWLRVRAAVSHERIAGLEGTLPEVLAEFGPWYRHEAYLCGPPQMLGDAVQALRRHGVPPQHIHYDPWDTPVLTAPLGPPPSDEETDEL, translated from the coding sequence ATGACGGGCAGGTTCGACTTCATGCGTCTTCCCTCGCTCCACGACAGACCGCCCGAACCGGCGGAGGGAGGGAGCTGGGCGGCCACAGCCCGCCCGGCTTCCCCTGCGGTACCTGGTCACATCGCGGTCTCCCGACCCCCCGTCAGCGCCGAGGACGTCGCGCTGGTGCGGGCCAGCCTCGAGGTCGTCGGCCCTTATGTCGCCGAGCTGGCCGGGCACTTCTACAGCATCCTCTTCGCGCGTTACCCCCAGGTCAGGGATTTGTTTCCGGCGGATCTCGACGTCCAGCGCGAACGTCTGGTGCGTGGCCTGCTGCGCATCGTGGAACTGGTCGACGACCCCGACAACCTCGTGGCGTTCTGCTCCCGTCTGGGACGCGGCCACCGCAAGTTCGGCACGCAGAGCGCCCACTACCCGGCCGTCGGCGAATGCCTGCTGCAGGCCCTCGCCCAGTACGCGGGCCCCGCGTGGAGCCCTGCGCTGGAAGCGGCATGGCAGCGCGCCTACTCCGCTGCCGCGGACGTGATGGCCCGGGCCGCCGAGGAGGACGCCCGTGAGCGCCCGGCCGTGTGGGACGCTCACATCGTCGAGCACGTGCACCGCGGAAACGGCATCGCGGAGATAACCGTCCAGCCCCAGCAGCCGTATCCCTTCGTGGCGGGCCAGTACGTGACCGTCGAAACGCCCTGGGCACCGAGACACTGGCGTCAGTACTCCCCCGCGCACGCCCCACGGCCCAGTTCCGAACTGACCTTCCACGTGCGTGCCGTACCGGGCGGAAAGGTCAGCAACGCGCTCGTCCACCACGCCCGTCTGGGAGACCCCCTCAGGCTCGGTCCGCCGGAAGGCGACATGGTCCTGCGCCCGAACCGGCAACGTGATCTGCTGTTCGTGGCCGGCGGCACCGGCCTCGCTCCGATTCGCGCCCTGATCGAGGAGGTGGCCCGGGACGGTGTCGGCAACGTGCAGGAAGTCAGCTTGTTCATCGGCGCCAGAACGGCGGACGAACTGTACGGGCTCAATGACATGCTGCGCATGTCCCAGCGCTACCACTGGCTCCGCGTCCGCGCGGCGGTGTCCCACGAACGCATCGCAGGACTGGAAGGCACGCTTCCCGAGGTACTCGCGGAGTTCGGCCCCTGGTACCGGCACGAGGCATACCTGTGCGGCCCACCGCAAATGCTGGGCGACGCCGTACAGGCCCTGCGTCGCCATGGCGTCCCACCCCAGCACATCCATTACGACCCCTGGGACACCCCCGTGCTGACCGCCCCCCTGGGGCCGCCCCCGTCCGACGAGGAGACCGACGAGCTGTGA
- a CDS encoding pyridoxamine 5'-phosphate oxidase family protein: MNDPETTGSFGERMLQQQFGTADRAAEFYDRQVHDYLTPAMREFIARQNMVFLSTADSRGACDASFRAGPPGFCVSPDDRSLTYPEYRGNGVLASAGNMTENPHLGMLFMDFTHDHIGLHVNGTVRLYTDHELRAWYPHLPTETAPGRQPHLWVHVTVDEAYVHCSKHIPHLEPAPRPRLPTDRNRPKDSAYFPEPSPVHQGVAEAGTDHTSWRDRLRIRR, encoded by the coding sequence GTGAACGATCCCGAGACGACCGGCTCCTTCGGGGAACGAATGCTGCAGCAGCAGTTCGGCACCGCCGACCGTGCGGCCGAATTCTACGACCGTCAGGTGCACGACTACCTGACGCCCGCCATGAGGGAGTTCATAGCACGGCAGAACATGGTGTTCCTGTCCACCGCCGATTCCCGGGGCGCCTGCGACGCCAGCTTCCGCGCCGGGCCACCGGGCTTCTGCGTGTCTCCTGACGACCGCTCCCTGACCTACCCGGAGTACCGGGGCAACGGTGTTCTGGCCAGCGCGGGCAACATGACGGAGAATCCCCACCTCGGCATGCTGTTCATGGACTTCACCCATGACCACATAGGGCTGCACGTGAACGGCACGGTCCGGCTGTACACGGACCACGAACTCCGCGCGTGGTATCCGCATCTGCCGACCGAGACCGCACCCGGTCGCCAACCTCATCTGTGGGTGCACGTGACCGTCGACGAGGCGTACGTCCACTGCTCCAAGCACATACCCCACCTCGAGCCGGCCCCGCGCCCTCGCTTGCCCACGGACCGCAACCGGCCCAAGGACAGCGCGTACTTCCCCGAGCCGTCCCCCGTGCACCAGGGAGTCGCCGAAGCCGGAACCGACCACACGTCGTGGCGGGACCGCCTTCGGATCCGCCGCTGA
- a CDS encoding FadR/GntR family transcriptional regulator — MLSNIYQAVGQTWESATNVEPHTRRAARGATAKLIGQKVLRPREQVEEKIRAAILSGELRSGERLPSEAELARQFDVSRTTVREALRSLVSQKLIDKTPGVGGGSFVRSVDHQSLGNLLQESLHNLLQLGNLRVEEVAMLRQYLEVPAARLAAQHRSDEDLAGLQDIVERQKTISVDDPDVPDLDARFHAAIAKASGNRLLASFVHALHRETEPVHYLDLSPEVGRTTVRQHQKIVKAIAASDPDSAEQAVNEHLVYLREHVLSL; from the coding sequence ATGCTGTCCAATATTTATCAAGCTGTCGGGCAGACCTGGGAGAGTGCGACAAACGTGGAACCACACACGAGACGCGCCGCCCGCGGGGCTACGGCGAAGCTCATCGGCCAGAAGGTGCTGCGCCCTCGCGAACAAGTGGAGGAGAAGATCCGCGCAGCGATCCTGTCGGGCGAGTTGCGCAGCGGTGAAAGACTGCCTTCCGAGGCGGAACTGGCCCGGCAGTTCGACGTCAGCCGCACCACGGTGCGCGAGGCTCTGCGGTCGCTGGTCAGCCAGAAGCTGATCGACAAGACGCCCGGTGTCGGCGGTGGCAGTTTCGTGCGCAGTGTCGACCACCAGTCCCTGGGCAATCTTCTGCAGGAGTCGCTGCACAACCTTCTGCAACTGGGCAACCTGCGAGTGGAGGAGGTGGCCATGCTGCGCCAGTACCTCGAGGTGCCGGCCGCACGGCTTGCCGCCCAGCACCGCTCGGACGAGGACCTGGCAGGGTTGCAGGACATCGTCGAACGGCAGAAGACCATCTCGGTCGACGACCCGGACGTGCCCGATCTCGATGCCCGGTTCCATGCCGCGATCGCGAAGGCGTCGGGCAATCGGCTCCTCGCATCATTCGTCCACGCGCTGCACCGCGAGACCGAGCCGGTGCACTACCTGGACCTGTCCCCCGAGGTCGGCCGCACGACCGTGCGCCAGCATCAGAAGATCGTCAAGGCGATCGCCGCGTCCGACCCGGACTCGGCCGAGCAAGCCGTCAACGAGCACCTCGTCTACCTGCGTGAACACGTACTGAGCCTGTGA
- a CDS encoding 3-hydroxyacyl-CoA dehydrogenase family protein has product MSLPENVGVYGGGRMGAGIAHAFLLAGTSVTVVEVSEPAAVAARERVETSLTRARERGKLPGPLPEVAARLSVSTDPGVLAGCGLVVEAVPEDMELKRRVLASVAAVAPDAYLATNTSSLPVHGLASDLPAPDRLVGLHFFNPVPASELVEIVVGPKTAPELVGEAQAWVEALGKTAITVTDSPGFASSRLGVALALEAMRMLQDGVASAEDIDTAMTLGYKHPMGPLKTTDVVGLDVRLAIAEHLAREVGERFAPPAVLLEKVRAGHLGRKTGQGFYSW; this is encoded by the coding sequence ATGAGTCTGCCCGAGAACGTCGGCGTGTACGGCGGTGGCCGCATGGGAGCGGGCATCGCGCACGCCTTCCTGCTGGCCGGCACGTCGGTGACCGTCGTGGAGGTCTCCGAACCGGCCGCCGTCGCGGCCCGTGAGCGGGTGGAGACGAGCCTGACCAGGGCACGGGAGCGCGGAAAGCTCCCCGGACCGCTGCCGGAAGTCGCCGCCCGGCTCTCGGTCTCCACCGATCCCGGGGTGCTGGCCGGGTGCGGGCTGGTGGTGGAGGCCGTGCCGGAGGACATGGAGCTGAAGCGGCGGGTGCTGGCCTCGGTGGCGGCAGTGGCCCCGGACGCGTACCTGGCGACGAACACCTCGAGCCTGCCGGTCCACGGGCTGGCGTCGGACCTTCCGGCGCCCGACCGGCTGGTGGGACTGCACTTCTTCAACCCGGTGCCGGCCAGCGAACTCGTCGAGATCGTGGTGGGCCCGAAGACCGCGCCGGAACTGGTGGGCGAAGCCCAGGCATGGGTGGAGGCACTGGGGAAGACGGCCATCACGGTCACCGACTCCCCGGGATTCGCCAGCAGCCGGCTCGGAGTCGCGCTCGCGCTGGAGGCGATGCGGATGCTCCAGGACGGGGTCGCCTCCGCGGAGGACATCGACACGGCCATGACATTGGGCTACAAGCACCCGATGGGTCCCCTGAAGACGACGGACGTGGTGGGGCTCGACGTGCGGCTGGCGATCGCGGAGCACCTCGCGCGCGAGGTGGGGGAGAGATTCGCGCCCCCCGCCGTTCTCCTGGAGAAGGTGAGGGCGGGGCACCTCGGCCGCAAGACCGGGCAGGGCTTCTACTCCTGGTGA
- a CDS encoding thiolase family protein yields MNHAFLYAAARTPFGRFGGALAEVRPDDLAATALTGVLGKVPSLDPACVGDVVYGNANGAGEDNRNVARMAVLLAGLPVSVPGSTVNRLCGSSLDAAMTASRAVECGDADIVVAGGVESMTRAPWVLPKPAKGYPAGNVTAVSTTLGWRLVNERMPQEWTASLGECNEQLADRFAISRERQDGFAARSHQLAHAAWESGHYDDLVVPVPETGLTRDEGIRPGSTPGTLAGLKPSFRTGGSITAGNASPLNDGAAALVIGSEAAAEAVGAGPLARIAGRGTHALAPQDFGFAPVEAANAALARAGITWSDVSAVELNEAFAVQSLACVDAWRIDPAIVNAWGGAIAIGHPLGASGARILGTLAHRLRLSGDRWGVAAICIGVGQALAVVLENVTHGSENR; encoded by the coding sequence ATGAACCACGCCTTCCTCTATGCCGCCGCGCGGACGCCGTTCGGGCGCTTCGGAGGCGCCCTCGCCGAAGTCCGCCCCGACGATCTCGCCGCGACCGCCCTGACCGGCGTGCTCGGCAAGGTGCCCTCCCTCGATCCGGCGTGCGTCGGCGATGTCGTCTACGGCAACGCCAACGGCGCCGGGGAGGACAACCGGAACGTCGCGCGGATGGCGGTGCTGCTGGCCGGGCTGCCGGTCTCGGTACCGGGGTCGACGGTCAACCGGCTCTGCGGCTCGTCGCTGGACGCCGCGATGACCGCCTCACGCGCCGTCGAGTGCGGGGACGCCGACATCGTCGTGGCCGGGGGCGTCGAGTCGATGACCCGCGCGCCCTGGGTGCTGCCCAAACCAGCCAAGGGCTATCCGGCCGGGAACGTCACCGCCGTGTCGACGACGCTCGGCTGGCGGCTGGTCAACGAGCGGATGCCCCAGGAGTGGACCGCTTCGCTGGGGGAGTGCAACGAGCAGCTCGCCGACCGGTTCGCGATCTCCCGTGAGCGGCAGGACGGCTTCGCCGCCCGGTCACATCAACTGGCCCACGCGGCCTGGGAGTCCGGCCACTACGACGATCTCGTGGTGCCCGTGCCCGAGACGGGGCTCACCCGTGACGAGGGCATCCGGCCCGGCTCGACGCCAGGAACGCTGGCCGGGCTGAAACCCTCCTTCCGCACCGGCGGATCGATCACGGCTGGCAACGCCTCTCCGCTCAATGACGGCGCCGCCGCTCTCGTCATCGGCTCCGAGGCCGCCGCGGAGGCCGTCGGGGCCGGTCCGCTGGCGCGGATCGCGGGACGCGGGACGCACGCGCTGGCCCCGCAGGACTTCGGCTTCGCCCCCGTGGAAGCGGCGAACGCCGCGCTGGCCCGGGCCGGGATCACATGGTCCGACGTGTCCGCCGTCGAACTGAACGAGGCCTTCGCCGTCCAGTCGCTGGCCTGCGTCGACGCCTGGAGGATCGATCCCGCGATCGTCAACGCCTGGGGTGGCGCGATCGCCATCGGGCATCCGCTGGGTGCCTCCGGTGCCCGGATTCTCGGCACCCTGGCGCACCGGCTGCGCCTGAGTGGTGACCGCTGGGGGGTTGCCGCGATCTGCATCGGCGTCGGCCAGGCCCTCGCCGTCGTCCTCGAGAACGTCACCCATGGATCGGAGAACCGATGA
- a CDS encoding MaoC/PaaZ C-terminal domain-containing protein, which produces MTLWFDDLVVGRSWSSPSRTITEADVGAFAGLTGDRFPLHTSEEFAKGTPFGTRIAHGLLGLSFAHGLMWARTGELDQSVIAFLGISDWRFTAPIHFGDTLHVDYAVTARRPSSSHSDRGVVEFQAHVVNQHGTVVQHGLKSMLISKEHAA; this is translated from the coding sequence ATGACGCTCTGGTTCGACGACCTGGTCGTAGGCCGCTCCTGGAGCAGCCCGTCGAGGACCATCACGGAGGCCGACGTCGGTGCCTTCGCCGGGCTCACCGGTGACCGGTTCCCGCTGCACACCAGCGAGGAGTTCGCCAAGGGGACGCCGTTCGGCACCCGGATCGCCCACGGCCTGCTTGGACTCTCCTTCGCCCACGGGCTGATGTGGGCACGCACGGGTGAACTCGACCAGTCGGTGATCGCCTTCCTCGGCATCAGCGACTGGCGGTTCACCGCCCCGATCCACTTCGGTGACACCCTGCACGTCGACTACGCCGTGACCGCCCGGCGTCCGTCCTCCTCCCACTCCGACCGCGGGGTAGTGGAGTTCCAGGCCCACGTCGTCAACCAGCACGGCACCGTGGTCCAGCACGGTCTGAAGAGCATGCTCATCTCCAAGGAGCACGCCGCATGA
- a CDS encoding NADPH:quinone oxidoreductase family protein: MRAVLVKEFGPPSGLVVEEVPDLVPGPGEVVIGVGAVSVNFPDALVVEGTYQNLPQRPFSPGKEAAGRVIAVGEGVERITVGRRVLALVEYGGYAEQLSVPEELVMELPDEMSDEEAAAFGLVYSTAYFGLLRRGQLRSGETVLVTGAGGGVGSAGVQLAKARGARVIALAQDAGKGELARRQGADVVLTSTPETLRDDLLAATDGKGVDVVLEMLGGDYLTQIIRATAWEGRIVVVGFASGGQNPIKPGHLLVKSISVVGLQSSDYRDRHPELMRSTMAEMFDLFVRGKLNAAVDRTFPLERAGDALQYVREGKVKGKVVLTTGTGGGAGR; this comes from the coding sequence ATGCGTGCTGTACTCGTCAAGGAGTTCGGTCCCCCCTCCGGTCTCGTGGTCGAGGAGGTGCCCGACCTGGTACCGGGACCCGGTGAGGTCGTCATCGGGGTGGGCGCGGTGAGTGTCAACTTCCCGGACGCCCTCGTGGTCGAGGGGACCTACCAGAACCTGCCGCAGCGCCCGTTCAGCCCGGGCAAGGAAGCGGCCGGACGCGTGATCGCGGTGGGCGAGGGCGTCGAGCGGATCACCGTCGGCCGGCGGGTACTGGCCCTGGTCGAGTACGGCGGTTACGCCGAACAACTGTCCGTCCCCGAGGAGCTGGTCATGGAGCTCCCCGACGAGATGAGTGACGAGGAGGCGGCGGCCTTCGGCCTGGTGTACTCCACGGCCTACTTCGGCCTGCTCCGGCGCGGTCAGCTGCGCTCCGGTGAGACGGTGCTCGTCACCGGCGCCGGTGGCGGGGTCGGATCCGCCGGCGTGCAGCTCGCCAAGGCCCGGGGCGCCCGGGTCATCGCTCTCGCCCAGGACGCCGGCAAGGGCGAACTGGCCCGCCGGCAGGGCGCCGACGTGGTGCTCACCTCGACTCCGGAGACACTGCGCGACGACCTCCTCGCCGCCACCGACGGCAAGGGCGTCGACGTGGTGCTGGAGATGCTGGGCGGCGACTACCTCACCCAGATCATCCGGGCCACCGCGTGGGAGGGCAGGATCGTCGTCGTCGGTTTCGCTTCCGGCGGGCAGAACCCGATCAAGCCCGGTCACCTGCTGGTCAAGAGCATCAGCGTGGTGGGCCTGCAGAGCAGCGACTACCGGGACCGGCACCCCGAGCTGATGCGGTCGACCATGGCCGAGATGTTCGACCTGTTCGTGCGGGGCAAGCTCAACGCGGCCGTCGACAGGACGTTCCCGCTGGAGAGGGCCGGTGACGCCCTGCAGTACGTGAGGGAAGGCAAGGTCAAGGGCAAGGTCGTCCTCACCACCGGCACGGGCGGCGGAGCGGGGCGATGA
- a CDS encoding CaiB/BaiF CoA transferase family protein: protein MNAALPLDGIKVLDLSTLLPGPLATLMLAEAGADVVKLERPGRGDEMRTYDPKFGEASANYAVLNRGKRAYGVDFKDPAQRDRVLELAAEADVVMEQFRPGVADRLGLGHDAVRAVNPDVVYCSITGYGPTGPHAQRAGHDLNYLAESGLLGVVTDSTGAPGLPVTVLADIAAGTYPAVVNILLALRQRDRAGEGTHLQVSMTHNLQVLGYGYFAAHQAGAGWPKPGAEQLTGGSPRYHVYPTSDGRHIACAALEQKFWERLVQLVGLDEKFHDDAGQEEDVVTALAARFAAETSDHWRSVLDGEDVCTVVVATFDEAVDAGLVDVDAPERVSAPGGDASFATLPSPVSAALRRAPGTAPYPSLAELGDASPWA from the coding sequence GTGAACGCCGCCCTGCCCCTCGACGGCATCAAGGTCCTCGACCTCTCCACCCTTCTCCCCGGCCCCCTGGCGACGCTGATGCTCGCCGAGGCCGGCGCCGACGTGGTCAAGCTCGAACGGCCGGGCCGGGGCGACGAGATGCGCACCTACGACCCGAAGTTCGGCGAGGCGAGCGCCAACTACGCCGTGCTCAACCGGGGCAAGCGGGCCTACGGCGTCGACTTCAAGGACCCCGCCCAGCGCGACCGGGTTCTGGAACTGGCCGCCGAGGCCGACGTGGTCATGGAGCAGTTCCGGCCGGGAGTCGCCGACCGGCTCGGTCTGGGACACGACGCCGTCCGCGCGGTCAACCCCGACGTCGTGTACTGCTCGATCACCGGCTACGGGCCGACCGGTCCGCACGCCCAGCGGGCCGGGCACGACCTCAACTACCTGGCGGAGTCCGGTCTCCTCGGAGTCGTCACCGACAGTACGGGCGCGCCGGGACTGCCGGTCACCGTTCTCGCGGACATCGCCGCCGGTACCTACCCGGCGGTCGTCAACATCCTGCTCGCCCTGCGGCAGCGCGACCGCGCGGGCGAGGGCACACACCTCCAGGTGTCGATGACCCACAACCTTCAGGTCCTCGGCTACGGCTACTTCGCGGCCCACCAGGCCGGCGCCGGCTGGCCGAAGCCGGGCGCCGAGCAGCTCACCGGCGGCAGCCCGCGCTACCACGTCTACCCGACCTCCGACGGCCGCCACATCGCCTGCGCCGCGCTGGAGCAGAAGTTCTGGGAGCGCCTCGTCCAACTGGTCGGACTGGACGAGAAGTTCCACGACGACGCCGGACAGGAGGAGGACGTCGTCACGGCGCTCGCCGCCCGGTTCGCAGCCGAGACCAGCGATCACTGGCGAAGCGTGCTGGACGGTGAGGACGTCTGCACCGTGGTCGTCGCCACCTTCGACGAGGCGGTCGACGCGGGACTCGTCGACGTCGACGCCCCCGAGCGGGTGTCCGCGCCCGGTGGTGACGCGTCGTTCGCGACCCTGCCCAGCCCCGTCTCCGCCGCGCTCCGGCGCGCGCCCGGCACCGCCCCCTACCCCTCACTGGCCGAGCTCGGCGACGCGTCGCCCTGGGCCTGA
- a CDS encoding AMP-binding protein, producing MTTSQSVTPLTDLLDGQHTPVTDVDAEAWRDAGWWEERSIRSLLTDAAQAHPDRVALVGHRTGGNRVSRTYAEFDANAHHAASVFASLGVARGDAVVLMLPNWVEYPEMVFGINELGAVYAGIPVAYGERQAAAILRRSKAKVLVIPRRWRSTEHLELSRRLRAGIPTLEHVVVLDDDASDLRDGESLWSSHTGVPTRTFPDPVPSRICYLGFTSGTTGEPKGAMHSHNTLIYAVRRQAEHIGPQVYGAPMVHLVASPVGHHTGFAWGIVLTVLLAGTAVHVDRWDPVWGVRVIREEGVTAFFGAPTFLQDMMRTDLAGDPDCPLECLVIAGSPVPRNLPARAQEALGAYIAPAWGLTECSIMSSCTPDEPAAIQRTDGSIFDGSEVRVVGPDGRDVPPGEVGDLLMRGPGVVYGYYDRPDATDDAYLPGLWFRTGDRASLDEHGWLSLRGRTKDIIIRGGENIPVTDVESVLFDHPDVVNAAVVGIPDERLGERICAVLVTRAGAPEPTVADLADYLLAQGLSKHYLPERVVNAPELPMTPSGKIQKFKLREMIA from the coding sequence ATGACCACGAGTCAGAGCGTTACCCCGCTGACCGATCTCCTCGACGGCCAGCACACCCCGGTCACCGACGTCGACGCCGAGGCATGGCGGGACGCCGGCTGGTGGGAGGAGCGGTCGATCCGCTCCCTGCTGACCGACGCGGCGCAGGCTCATCCGGACCGTGTGGCGCTCGTGGGACACCGCACCGGCGGCAACCGGGTGAGCCGCACCTACGCCGAGTTCGACGCGAACGCCCACCACGCGGCGAGCGTCTTCGCCTCCCTGGGAGTCGCCCGGGGCGACGCCGTCGTCCTGATGCTTCCCAACTGGGTCGAGTATCCCGAGATGGTCTTCGGCATCAACGAGCTCGGCGCCGTCTACGCCGGGATCCCGGTGGCGTACGGCGAACGCCAGGCCGCCGCGATCCTTCGCCGCAGCAAGGCCAAGGTCCTGGTCATTCCGCGGCGGTGGCGCAGCACCGAGCACCTCGAGCTCTCCCGCAGGCTGCGGGCCGGCATACCGACGCTCGAGCACGTCGTCGTCCTCGACGACGACGCCTCGGACCTCCGCGACGGCGAGTCGCTCTGGTCGAGCCACACCGGCGTGCCGACGCGGACGTTCCCCGACCCCGTACCCAGCCGCATCTGCTACCTCGGCTTCACCTCCGGCACCACCGGTGAGCCTAAGGGCGCGATGCACAGTCACAACACGCTCATCTACGCCGTCCGCCGCCAGGCCGAGCACATCGGTCCACAGGTGTACGGCGCCCCGATGGTGCACCTGGTCGCCTCGCCGGTCGGCCACCACACCGGTTTCGCATGGGGCATCGTGCTGACGGTGCTGCTCGCGGGCACCGCGGTGCATGTCGACCGGTGGGATCCGGTCTGGGGCGTACGTGTGATCCGCGAGGAGGGAGTCACGGCGTTCTTCGGCGCTCCCACCTTCCTCCAGGACATGATGCGCACCGACCTCGCGGGCGACCCGGACTGTCCGCTGGAATGCCTGGTGATCGCCGGCTCCCCGGTGCCCCGCAATCTCCCCGCGCGTGCCCAGGAGGCCCTCGGGGCCTACATCGCCCCCGCGTGGGGCCTCACCGAGTGCAGCATCATGAGCTCCTGCACGCCCGACGAGCCGGCCGCGATCCAGCGCACCGACGGGTCGATCTTCGACGGCTCCGAGGTCCGCGTCGTCGGGCCCGACGGCCGCGACGTACCGCCCGGCGAGGTCGGCGACCTGCTCATGCGGGGGCCGGGTGTCGTCTACGGCTACTACGACCGGCCGGACGCCACCGACGACGCCTACCTGCCCGGCCTGTGGTTCAGGACCGGCGACCGGGCCAGCCTGGACGAGCACGGCTGGCTCTCCCTGCGCGGGCGTACCAAGGACATCATCATCCGCGGCGGGGAGAACATCCCGGTCACCGATGTCGAGTCGGTCCTCTTCGACCACCCCGACGTGGTCAACGCGGCCGTGGTCGGCATCCCCGACGAGCGGCTCGGCGAGCGGATCTGCGCGGTGCTGGTGACCCGTGCCGGCGCACCGGAGCCGACGGTGGCCGACCTGGCGGACTACCTGCTCGCCCAGGGCCTGTCCAAGCACTACCTCCCCGAGCGGGTGGTCAACGCGCCCGAGCTGCCGATGACCCCGAGCGGGAAGATCCAGAAGTTCAAGCTGCGGGAGATGATCGCGTGA
- a CDS encoding acyl-CoA dehydrogenase family protein, whose product MSWHGPALDSDQRDLMAMLDAFAADHDLVLTDEPEAVARLTAELVELGVWTLGTAEEHGGGGADRTTTVIALERLGRTWPALGWACAQAHAAIDVLASDERCADLVGRVHAGTAAVAVVDAGSAHVRLTRSGTTLSGSVDRIDAAAEAPHLLVLADEDRALLIDPAALTYRPLRRTGLGGALTRSADVEAGVAEVTELTGVDVPAAQVRLRLGAAAVAAGTAAAAADTAAAYSAGRQQFGDALTALPTVRQSLLAQASGSAIALAAAVAVADDPVRSLSAAREACDGAITVAAAALQSHGGYGYLAEYPAERYLRDAVSLRAAADLQGAAVTTARTLVGLAPGTSLRKDG is encoded by the coding sequence ATGAGCTGGCACGGCCCCGCACTCGACAGCGACCAGCGTGACCTGATGGCCATGCTGGACGCCTTCGCCGCCGATCACGACCTCGTCCTCACCGACGAGCCGGAAGCCGTCGCACGACTGACCGCCGAACTCGTCGAACTCGGCGTCTGGACCCTGGGGACCGCCGAGGAGCACGGCGGCGGCGGCGCCGACCGCACCACCACCGTGATCGCGCTCGAACGGCTCGGCCGCACCTGGCCGGCGCTCGGCTGGGCCTGCGCCCAGGCACACGCCGCCATCGACGTGCTCGCGAGCGACGAGCGCTGCGCCGACCTCGTCGGCCGGGTGCACGCCGGGACCGCGGCAGTCGCGGTCGTCGACGCCGGCTCCGCCCACGTCCGGCTCACCCGGTCAGGCACCACCCTGAGCGGCTCGGTCGACCGGATCGACGCGGCCGCCGAGGCACCGCACCTCCTCGTCCTCGCCGACGAGGACAGGGCGCTCCTCATCGACCCTGCCGCGCTCACCTACCGTCCGCTGCGCCGGACCGGCCTCGGCGGGGCCCTCACCCGGTCCGCCGACGTCGAGGCGGGCGTCGCCGAGGTCACCGAACTGACCGGCGTCGACGTCCCGGCGGCACAGGTCCGGCTCCGGCTCGGGGCCGCCGCCGTTGCCGCCGGCACGGCAGCCGCCGCCGCCGACACGGCCGCCGCCTACTCCGCCGGCCGCCAGCAGTTCGGCGACGCGCTGACCGCCCTCCCCACGGTGCGCCAGTCGCTGCTCGCCCAGGCCTCCGGCAGCGCGATCGCCCTCGCGGCCGCGGTGGCCGTGGCCGACGACCCGGTCCGTTCCCTCTCGGCCGCACGCGAGGCCTGCGACGGCGCGATCACCGTGGCGGCCGCCGCACTTCAGTCGCACGGCGGCTACGGCTACCTCGCCGAGTACCCGGCCGAGCGGTACCTGCGCGACGCGGTCTCCCTGCGCGCCGCCGCCGACCTCCAGGGCGCCGCCGTCACCACCGCGCGCACCCTGGTGGGCCTCGCCCCGGGCACCTCCCTTCGTAAGGACGGATGA